The nucleotide window aataatttttattataaaagataaaagaaaaaagcaagcatttttaaagtaattttaacattgatattttgatagtaaaagttttatagtAAACTTTACCATCTTTTCCAATCTTCTCTTCTCCTTCCAAGGCCTCTTCGTCTACGTCTTCAGATGATGACGTAGAGGTGCTGGTTTTTGTAGTAATCTTGTCCGTGTTGGCAGATGACGACGCGTCGGCGTCGACTTCAATAGTTTCGCCGACCACCTCAGGTACTTGGGTAACTGATTCCTCACTGGATACCTTGGTTTCACTTTGATCTGTCACAATTGCCATACGCTCTTCAAGAGAGTCAGTACCTTCGTGCATCCTGCGTATCATTTCCTCTGCTTCCTGCCTCtgcttttcctttttttcctcctcctctttctcctGCTTCTCCTGTCGTTGtttttgtatcttttgtaTAAGACCTAAAGAACATTTCAATCAAAACGggattgataattatttccagatatattaatatatttaaaatagatataaataaatactgtaTTTTACTTTGTACTACATTATTGCATATCaagtattaattatgcaataaaaacaaaataatataaattgtactcTTAGTGCTCCATATCAacaaaaaagattacattaaatagaattaaataaaagatgacATTAAATAGAAAGCTCTTACCATTTTCTATTTCCAGGTACGACTTCTTGTTTCCTTTGAATTGATTAGTGATGGTTTCTGTGAGCTCCATTTGACGAACTATCTCATCCTTGTAATCTGACAACTCGCGACAAAGCGCCACTTCCATTTCGTTCTGATCTAATACCAGCATCAACTCCTCCAGTTGTAATGGCGTACTGTAATACCACACCTCGCCGTCTTCGCTCtcactgaaaaataaaatagcactaagtaatgataaaaaattctttatagtatatgtatataaattcacAAGTTTTACAAAGCTTTTTGTTATCTTTTATGTTTTGcctttaaagatttataattttttattaaaattaaactttataaaaaatatatataattgtaaataatttatataaaatgtgcaaaattataaactgtgtttgtgtaaatataaaatttctgccTGTgtctttatttatgttaatgtAACAAGTagtgaacaattattttgcaaagtcTTAATCAATctatagatttaatttataatattaaaacatgtcTTACACAAAAACTCTTCTTGCAAGGAACCAATACTTTCTGCCATATCTGTCAAATCCTAAATGCTCCTGTCTGCACAATGATCCATTCTTCTCGACGTCGGGAATACAATCTACGACACCCATCACTTTGTTCGCTTTACACGTGCTACACTGCCAATCATCGGTAGGAACATCGACCAAAGGCGGTTCCACGCATTCCAAGTGAAACACAGCTGGGCAAGTCTCACAACACAACAAATCTCCAAGTCGATGGCATACTCTGCAGTGATCATCGTAATGCATACTCCCTGAAAAACATAGATATTGTTCATTTTGTgcatcttaataaaatttcaattttcttaattgtaagcttcgagaattaaaaaagtgaataataatttgtacatgAAACagattcttataaaatatatataaagatacacaaatacattttgtaaaaagaaaaaaaaaaaaaaaaaaaaaactatccaATATAGAAACTGAATTGTTTGAAAGCAAGTTTTTCTTGAAGAACTGCAGcgttcaaattaatatatatataaaacaaaattgtatattttcttgaatatattttgaatatgaaaaataatattaattgaaacttAGGCTAATTTAATCTTGTGactaaaaagtattattacaataagcGCAACAAATAATACATCAGCATGGACatggcaaattttttttctccctgctgattttgaaaataattatgccCATAGAAGAGTTACAGATAAAACAATACGTTATATACAGAATGAATTCTACTTTACCTTCATGTAACAAATCTTCTCTCACAGGATTAGTGATTAAAAACTGATCTGTTAAAAACTGTAGGACCTTGATTCTATCCTCAATGGCAGTAAAAGGATATTCAGTTGAGgttaaaatctgtaaaatattctgATCAAAACTCTTGTCGCTTTCTACATACGAACGTAGCACCTCTGGCCATGTCATAGAGTCTACAAAGTACAGGCTAACATTAACTGAATCCTTCTGATCCAGTGGACCAAAGTGCGTCTGCTGCGAGTCTTCCTCACGCAGTAGCGCTTTGATCAGCATTATGTGAATTTCTGCCAGCAAGTTAGTCTGATCCTCGCACATAAGAGCGGCGCAAAAGTCTTCGAATCTAAAGGAGGACAAACGCACCAAAGTACGAAAATGCCTGAGCACTTCGTAGATGGATAGCGATGGCATAACTAGTTCTTTAGGAACCAGCAAATCGTCCGAGGTCTTTGGTAATACCAACGATGGCAATTCTCTGTTCTGGAGCCACAATGGATCAGGACTGGGTGGTCGCTGCTGATTAAGCAGAGCCTTTCTGGGTGTGCCACTGGTGGTGCTGAAACTGGATAAAGAAAAATCGCTGTCGCTCGAGGGATCGGGCTCCTCTAAACTCTCGGAGGAGTCTACGTCGCTCGGCAGTTGGTCTTCCTCGGGTTCGCTCTTCTCGCTGGACTCATCGCCGAAATCGGAACCGTAATGATATTCGGAATCGTGATAATCCACGTTGGGATTGTAACCACGACGCTGATAGGCACCACCTGTGGATCCGGAGTGGCCGCCTTTACGAGAGTGCCTATCGCGCGCACCTCGCGGCTTACGCTGATTCCTCGTGTTGCGCTTACTGTTCTCCTCGCTGTCGACCGACGGCGACGTCGGTCGCGACGCCGTCGGGGTGCTCGGCTGCGAACCCGGCGTCTCGGCACCACCGGGGGTTCTGTTTTGCAAGTACTTGGGCTTCTTCATCAGGTGATACTGGAAACTTCTTCGGTCGCTCCATCACCACCGACTTGGGCGGTCGCCCCCGCCTCTTCGAGCCCCTGCCCGTCATTATTACTGTCCGTCGCCGTGGTCCTCGTGGCCCCTTGGATCGCTGTCGTTAATGCCGGTACCGGCCCTGTCAATCTCGTATCGGAACACGAAGGGGCCTATAAATGGGGGGGACTCCGCTCTCGGGGCCTGCCTGTCTGCCTGCCTGCCCCGTCTGCCCCGTCTGCCTGCCTTCCTTCACCTCTCTTTTTGTCTTTCCTCACCTCTCCGCgtctcgcctcgcctcgcctcgcctcgcctcctCACTCAGCACGTGGCGCGCGTGCTCGCACGCTTGTAAACAAACACAAGTGACATCGCCGCGGCAACGAACTGGATCCATCCATGATGTCCGATGCACTCTGATCTTTGCGCCATTTCTCACGGCCCACGGTCGGTTCCGCGCGGTCACGTGACCAAACACAATCGTCGTACCGCGACTCGAATGAATCCTCCCTTCGTAATATTTACCGTCCCGTTCACTGTCTCTACCCTTTCACGTTCACCGCACCGCGTATACGATCGCGAAAAAAACACTCGTCAAAATTCGACAACGAGATCGGCGAGTAGTGACGCGAACTACGCCAGAAGAAGGGGTCTCTAGCTGCGCCAGCGGCGGACGGAACTGTCGTTGAATGGCGGAGAGAGAGGCGCTGTGATTGGCTCATCGACGTGCCGCCATGTCGGCGAAACGGGAGCCAGGTACAACGTAAAAGGACTATCGAACGGCTATCCTGGCGCGTATCTCGCGCTCGCGTCGCCCCGACGATCGTTCACGACGACCTCGGATCCGGTAAAGGGAACCGCGTCCTGGGACAACGCGCGATCGTCCGATTCAACCCAGACGCTCGCGTGCTCCAATCGCCTTCACTGTAACTTCCTGCCGTCGTCCCTGCTGTCAGATCGACGTTGCGCGATAGGTGGCGGCACGCGCGCGTtcgaaataaaagagaaaaacgcaATTCTAAccgcaaatttataaaacgttCTAGTCGCGGGGGGGAGCGGTCGCACTTGGGACGGAACTCGATGGGAGAATCGTCAAATATCACGCTTCGATCGAGTGCCAGCGAGCGGACGTGTGACACTTTCGCCTCTCTCGGCTTTCCTCGTACCCGTCCTTCGTGTATGCTGTACGCGCACCCGGCCGTTACCCGCGAGCCATTAGACATGAGTCTGAGCTTGATTTGTACTAGAGGACACCACCGATCCGGCcgccattttaattcctctcGATCGATAACGTTACACGATTATTGCgcgtaaaattacatttttcgcgATGCATAATAGCCTGGATACGAACGAATCTaggattaaaattttctttctttttttactctcTTGATTGGAACAAATTTTGATGAAAGCTTCTCGTGCCATTTGTCTTTGACATCTCTATGCATGGCGTTTCAgttcgataaataaaaaatcaaaaagaaaaactagAAGAATTAAAGATGTTACGATCTCTCATCGCATGCAGAACGAAAAGACCTcgcatttcaattttaaaaaagagactattgtttttaatttaatatattgaacgACGAAATGAAGATTCTTCTTATCGATAGAGAATCGGTGACGCTCGAACGCCATCTGGCGGCACGTGGCTTAGTCGCGTAATATCGTCGATTATACGACGGCGTGCAGTCCGCGCACAGGAGGAAGAACGTGGCCCGGAACTCGGAATCATTGCGGCAAGAGGGCGAGTGGGGGAAGAGAGTGCGTGAGAGATCGTGGTGGACGAAGCGCAAGATCTTTTGATTTTCCGAGTGCGAACGGAAGTGAGAGAAAATCGTTTCGGCCGAAAGAAAGAGCCATCCCAAGCAAGTCATGTACTCGATGCGATCGTTAACGACGCTGCCACCGATACCGCCGCAGGACGTCAtgtacaaaatgaaaaatattcacgTCGGGAAGTTGCCTCAGCTCACAGATCAGCAGCTATGTTGCCTCAAAGAGACCGCCGACACCAAGATGCCCGGCAGGAACATCGGACAGGAGGTTATCCGTATTCTAGAGGTTTCCATCTCGTCTCTACGTCGCGCGACACCGTAACCGTGATACCCTCTCGTTCGCGCGCGCTCGCTCGCGTCCGGAGCGCGCAGACACGCGCGGAAAATCGCGGCCGGCAACAGTCGTGTGGACGAGCGGGCGACATGATGACTCCTCCCGAAAATTTCCGCGAGCACACTGATCCGCGATCGACCAGGAGCGGAGCGGAGGAGCGACGTGCTGCGGTTCCTctctgcctctctctctctctcacacacatatacacatacactctttctctctttttttatccttgATTGATATTCCTCCTACCCCTCcctggaatttttttttcaccgtaTATCTCTCGTACGAGCGAATAtgaaaattgtagaaaaggCACGCGGATCAAAAGCCGCGAGAATGTGCCGTGTAGATCTCGAGGGGCGGGGAACTATTTGGCCGCGTGCGAAAGAGAGACGCGCGACTCCGATCGTTGACTGCGACTGTCAAAAGCGGAAAAGTTCCGAGTAAAATTCCGAGTTGCCGTTAGAAACGAGGGAGGTTAATTCGCCGAGATATTATAACCTTATTATGTTATTGCAATTAAACTTGactatttacattttgataacGATCGATATATATGGCACATGAGCGATTTGTCAATAAAGTATATGAATCAAAATATTGCTCGATAGAATTTAAATACtcgttgcaattttattttttaatgatccAAGTCTTTGCAACAATAAATTTGTGTAGAATAGATATAGGATAGATATTGGTCTGCTTAATAATAcgtacaatattatatcagATAAAATCTgttctatattaaaatcttacacttttttttgtttattctaGCTAATtgattcatatattaatattatatttatattattgcatatttctattatatcattaaGTGAGCTGGTAATGGAAAATTAGTGAAATtgttttacgtaaaattttaattaattttggtaTTCATTAAACGCAAATAtagagattaaatatataaatctggaatatatacatatttcttatctctctacaaaattgaatttatctttaatatttagtataaGATGTTTCTACtttcttcattaatttttttttattgtacaatatggtttctgtttttatttttattaaacagaaatattatgcaatgaatataaaatataaatttttagcacagatgtaaaattaaatttacatttaatatatatttgttgtatgatatttatatacaacaaatattttttttctcatatatgatataatagcACATTTCTATTTagtactaatataattataatataaattataatataaagtttagttcttttaatatttatatatatttttgtcatataaaataactatcaGATTTAGCCTacgtaaaaagatatttcataataatttttataaaaagcatatatttttaatatttataattaatattatcttttttagaaaCCTTTACCAGAATATGAAGAGTTGGAGGCTAGACAAGACAAAATTCTTATTCAACTGGCAGATCTCAAGAAACAAGTCTTTACATTGTGCCATTACTTGAAACAATCAAGTGGAgcatctaataataaattgaatgaaaatattaataatgaagaaaaaactACAATTTCTGTATCACTTCAGGTATATGAATTGTGCACCTTTTAAAAGCATCCTTGGTTAATATGTTGGCTATTACAGCATCTATgctaaaattgaatttataaatatattgtatgcatatcgatttaaaataaacaattactaaataatttacagGAACCAGTCACAATTACGATTACACTGTATGCAGATCCAAATTATCCGCCATATTCAATATTagctttgcaaaaaatttggaAAGACGTTGACACTCGTGTGACATCATACCAGCATTGTTCTATTAGACCATTAATACAACTTCCgcttctctttaaaaaaactattaattgTACTGCAAACactattatagatatatcatTGATATGGAAAAGGAGtaagacaaaattaatttttatgtcaatcttaagaaaaaaaatgttcttttctATAATAACGATGAATAATCTATTTGTTGTTttgtatattgaataattcaagatataaaatttcaaggaaattgaaatttcttttgtaaatgaatttttaatcatgttctcattatctattaaatatcagTTAATAGATGTTCTTATTtgcttcaattttatattactattatattactattctttcttttttcagctGAGGAGGTGCTAATTATTATAGGAGAGAAGTATCCCATAATTGGTGAAAGCAATTTCCTCAGATATTTGAGCAGGCAGATAGATACACATAATTATGAGAAGACACATATGCAACCACACTTATTGGATACAATACTTGATTGgtgttataaaatgtacaaacaTTTGACAACAGGAGGCACAT belongs to Anoplolepis gracilipes chromosome 4, ASM4749672v1, whole genome shotgun sequence and includes:
- the LOC140665360 gene encoding probable aminoacyl tRNA synthase complex-interacting multifunctional protein 2 isoform X1; translation: MYSMRSLTTLPPIPPQDVMYKMKNIHVGKLPQLTDQQLCCLKETADTKMPGRNIGQEVIRILEKPLPEYEELEARQDKILIQLADLKKQVFTLCHYLKQSSGASNNKLNENINNEEKTTISVSLQEPVTITITLYADPNYPPYSILALQKIWKDVDTRVTSYQHCSIRPLIQLPLLFKKTINCTANTIIDISLIWKRTEEVLIIIGEKYPIIGESNFLRYLSRQIDTHNYEKTHMQPHLLDTILDWCYKMYKHLTTGGTYSEKDWCSVIHSFEKWSNKSNGELNIADIALWSLLKQFPPEKKPKILDQWYELCEKSFIDNYYNHKMHLVQPFSKDKLI
- the LOC140665360 gene encoding aminoacyl tRNA synthase complex-interacting multifunctional protein 2 isoform X2, encoding MYSMRSLTTLPPIPPQDVMYKMKNIHVGKLPQLTDQQLCCLKETADTKMPGRNIGQEKPLPEYEELEARQDKILIQLADLKKQVFTLCHYLKQSSGASNNKLNENINNEEKTTISVSLQEPVTITITLYADPNYPPYSILALQKIWKDVDTRVTSYQHCSIRPLIQLPLLFKKTINCTANTIIDISLIWKRTEEVLIIIGEKYPIIGESNFLRYLSRQIDTHNYEKTHMQPHLLDTILDWCYKMYKHLTTGGTYSEKDWCSVIHSFEKWSNKSNGELNIADIALWSLLKQFPPEKKPKILDQWYELCEKSFIDNYYNHKMHLVQPFSKDKLI